TCCCTTGCCCTTTCAACAACCCCGGAAGAAAAAAGCGTAATCCGGGCGTATTCAAAATCTGCAGTAGTGTGGATGATTCTCCTTACGACGATCCACTCAAGCGGATCGTATCCATGTTGCCCCACTTCTCTTTCAATTATGGCAAAGCTTTGGGCTTCTATATCTGCCCCGGGCCGGACGATTCCTTCAACACGGTTATCCATCATTTAAAGCATCCTTTCCCTGCATTCTAAACAGACCGGTTGCCTCAGAGCGCCTTTCCGTATATCGTTGAACGGTATTCTTTCTACCGGAGATGCCACACCAATGGCAACCATTTAAGGGGGTTTGGTTTATGATCAAGCGGATAAAGCAAAAAATGGGTATGGGTTTCACCTTTTTGATATTGATTGCAGCCGCCTTTGTGGCCTTTCACCTTCTCTTCCTTGATTTCGTTGTCGATGCCTGGTGGTTTGAATCGCTGGGCTACAGAACCTACTTCTGGCAAAGGGTTCTTTATAAGTACATAATCTTCGGCCTTTCGACGGTGATATTCTTCCTGATCATGTTTACAAACTTCTGGGTGGCATCTCTTACCCTGAAGAAAATAACCCCCGGAGGAACGGAACCCGAGAAAAGGATCTCCCGCATTATCGGCAGACTTCGACGGGGTTCTCTGAAAGTCTATACCCCCCTTAGCATTGTGCTCGCTTTTATCCTTGCCTATCCACTGTATGAACAGTGGGAAACCGCAATGCTTTTCTTCTTTGCGCCCAGTGCGGGCGTTCCCGATCCCATTTTCGGCAAAGATGTGAGCTTCTATCTCTTTGCCCTTCCCCTTTTTCGGCTCGTCCAACTACGACTTTTTCTCGTCTCCGTAGTGGTCCTTGCCGCAACCGTACTCCTTTACGGTATTGAGATTCAGGTGGTCCGAAAAAACATAGGGCGTTATGCCTTTCCGAAAATGGCCAAAATCCACATTGCCCTGTTAGTAGCCTTTCTGTTTTTGCTGGTTTTTGCTCATTTAATGCTGAAACGTTATGAACTGGTTTATGTCCACACCCACAAAAGCTTCTTTGGGCCAGGTTTTGTGGAAATGAACGTTCAACTTCCGTTGCTCTGGTTGAGCATGATTCTTCTTCTGGCCACTTTTGTAACACTCCTCTACTTCCTATTTACAAATCGAGGATGGCTCATCACGGCAATATGTTCGGTTCTCTTTTTCCTGTCCTACGGAGCCGGAGAAAGTAATTTCCTCACCGAAAGGGTTCAAAAATACTTCGTAAAACCCAATGAAATATCACGGGAATCCAAATATATAGCAAAATCCATAAAAGCCACATTGAGCGCATATAAGTTAAATGATGTCACAATAAGAGAATACCGTCCGGTAGAAAGGGGTAAAACTGCAATTCTGGAAGGGATGGACGAAGTAATAAGAAACATCCCGATATGGGATAAGGAGCTATTACTTGATGTGTACAAGCAACTGCAGGGATTGAGACCCTATTACGATTTTCTGAATGTCGATGTAGATCGCTATCACATAGGAAATCTTTATCAGCAAACCTTTGTAGCCGCTCGTGAACTGGCCGTAAACAAACTCCCCGAGAATGCAAAAACCTGGGTTAATCTTCACATGAAGTACACTCACGGTTATGGGGCCGTAATTACTCCTGCAA
This Thermodesulforhabdus norvegica DNA region includes the following protein-coding sequences:
- a CDS encoding UPF0182 family protein; this translates as MIKRIKQKMGMGFTFLILIAAAFVAFHLLFLDFVVDAWWFESLGYRTYFWQRVLYKYIIFGLSTVIFFLIMFTNFWVASLTLKKITPGGTEPEKRISRIIGRLRRGSLKVYTPLSIVLAFILAYPLYEQWETAMLFFFAPSAGVPDPIFGKDVSFYLFALPLFRLVQLRLFLVSVVVLAATVLLYGIEIQVVRKNIGRYAFPKMAKIHIALLVAFLFLLVFAHLMLKRYELVYVHTHKSFFGPGFVEMNVQLPLLWLSMILLLATFVTLLYFLFTNRGWLITAICSVLFFLSYGAGESNFLTERVQKYFVKPNEISRESKYIAKSIKATLSAYKLNDVTIREYRPVERGKTAILEGMDEVIRNIPIWDKELLLDVYKQLQGLRPYYDFLNVDVDRYHIGNLYQQTFVAARELAVNKLPENAKTWVNLHMKYTHGYGAVITPAIQGGEEPITWFLKDLPPRSEYGVTLKQPGIYFGEGDYTYAIVPNELGEVGYPKGETIVTDNYQGKCGVPLSSVFRKALFALYFKERNIFLTTKTKKDSKILFRRNIVERIKTITPFLLLDRDPYLVVTKGGLFWIQDAYTVSSHYPAAEPFNGEINYIRNSVKIVVDAYNGTVEYYISDPDDPIIRAYSRAYRNIFKPMDAMDPELKKHLRYPRDLFEIQMGIFARYHQTDPETFFKQEDAWKFARIYGGTKEKIIKPYYLTLNLIDPKKFEFLLVQPFSPRGLDTLRAIACVSSDGENYGKITLFAFPKDIQVYGPSQVNALIDQDTYVSQQFTLWDQIGSAVERGKMIILPYSGSVFYIQPVYLKATTRLKIPELKRVIVAFEDMVVMDVNVEGAVTGLMERIKAREEIYRRRIERFSGQEAPGHNQESQ